The Solibacillus sp. FSL W7-1464 genome contains a region encoding:
- the trpC gene encoding indole-3-glycerol phosphate synthase TrpC, with protein MTILDRIIDQKKTELPQLLSTKPVFLTIDKVRPSLYETLISANSLQVISEMKRASPSKGDIATQVDPVEQALQYEEAGAACISVLTERAFFKGSYADLNAVANAVDIPVLCKDFIIHEVQIDYAKAAGASVVLLIVAALTDDQLKSLYAYATEQQLEVLVEVHDADELKRALAIGANIIGVNNRNLKTFDVSLSATLEIAQLLPPSPIAFISESGILGPEDAQFVANAGAKGILVGEALMRSDDVKNSLKALQIDITAKVGENR; from the coding sequence ATGACGATTTTAGACCGTATTATTGACCAGAAAAAGACTGAGCTGCCACAATTGCTTTCGACAAAGCCTGTGTTTTTAACAATCGATAAGGTTCGCCCTTCTCTATATGAAACACTGATATCAGCCAATTCATTGCAAGTCATTTCGGAAATGAAACGTGCCTCCCCTTCCAAAGGCGATATTGCGACACAAGTCGACCCTGTCGAGCAAGCTTTACAATATGAAGAAGCGGGTGCTGCCTGTATTTCCGTATTGACAGAGCGCGCATTTTTCAAAGGAAGCTATGCGGATTTAAATGCAGTCGCAAATGCTGTGGACATACCGGTTTTATGTAAAGACTTCATCATTCATGAAGTGCAGATCGACTATGCGAAGGCTGCCGGCGCATCGGTTGTCCTGTTGATTGTCGCAGCATTAACAGATGACCAGCTGAAATCACTTTACGCCTATGCAACAGAACAACAGCTGGAAGTGCTCGTTGAAGTACATGATGCCGATGAATTAAAGCGTGCCCTTGCCATTGGAGCAAATATTATCGGAGTGAATAACCGGAATTTGAAAACATTCGATGTTTCACTGTCGGCAACACTTGAAATTGCACAGCTTCTTCCCCCATCACCGATTGCATTTATTAGTGAAAGCGGAATTTTAGGTCCGGAAGATGCACAGTTTGTGGCGAATGCTGGCGCAAAAGGAATTTTAGTCGGCGAAGCGTTAATGCGCAGCGACGATGTCAAAAACTCACTTAAAGCACTACAAATCGACATAACAGCAAAGGTTGGCGAAAATCGATGA
- a CDS encoding YolD-like family protein: protein MNRDRGTIKWSAMMLPEHVKLLREWQEEDAIVTQPQLDEAQLEQININLQRAYTEHCPIQLKVWEQTGIYTVSGAIQKISIHEQYVKLTNSEKIQFHHIYEALLDE, encoded by the coding sequence ATGAACAGAGATAGAGGAACAATTAAATGGAGCGCAATGATGCTGCCGGAGCATGTCAAACTATTGCGTGAATGGCAAGAAGAGGACGCAATTGTTACCCAACCCCAACTCGACGAAGCCCAGTTAGAACAAATTAACATCAATCTGCAGCGAGCCTACACAGAGCATTGCCCGATCCAACTAAAAGTATGGGAACAAACAGGCATCTATACAGTTTCCGGGGCAATTCAAAAAATCAGCATCCACGAACAATACGTAAAACTGACGAACAGCGAGAAAATTCAGTTCCACCATATTTATGAAGCACTCTTGGATGAGTAG
- a CDS encoding L-threonine 3-dehydrogenase codes for MKKIMVTGALGQIGSELVEKLRHTYGTDNVLATDIRKIDQHEGPFEVLDVTDGKRMHTLAHDFGADTMIHMAALLSATAEKNPVFAWNLNMGGLMNALEVARELDMQFFTPSSIGAFGPSTPKDNTPQDTLQRPTTMYGVNKVAGELLCDYYYTRYGLDTRGVRFPGLISYVTPPGGGTTDYAVDIYYKAIAEGRYTSYIAEGTYMDMMYMPDALQAIVDLMEADSAKLEHRNAFNISAMSFEPSQIAAEIKKHIPSFTVDYEVDPIRQAIADSWPNAIDSSAAIEEWGFKASYDLEKMTIDMLEKLKVRLAQNAI; via the coding sequence TTGAAGAAAATTATGGTGACCGGTGCTTTAGGTCAAATTGGTTCGGAATTAGTAGAGAAATTACGCCATACGTATGGCACAGATAATGTATTGGCAACAGATATTCGAAAAATTGATCAGCATGAAGGTCCATTTGAAGTATTGGATGTAACAGATGGGAAACGCATGCACACACTTGCCCATGATTTTGGTGCAGACACGATGATACACATGGCTGCATTACTCTCGGCAACAGCAGAAAAAAATCCGGTATTCGCCTGGAATTTAAATATGGGCGGTTTAATGAATGCACTTGAAGTGGCACGTGAACTGGATATGCAGTTTTTCACGCCAAGTTCAATCGGTGCATTCGGTCCTTCTACGCCAAAGGACAATACACCGCAAGATACACTGCAGCGTCCAACAACGATGTACGGTGTCAATAAAGTAGCAGGCGAATTATTATGCGATTACTACTACACACGTTACGGACTGGATACACGCGGTGTCCGTTTCCCGGGGCTGATTTCTTATGTGACGCCACCTGGTGGAGGAACGACGGACTATGCGGTAGATATTTATTATAAAGCAATTGCGGAAGGACGCTACACATCGTATATTGCAGAAGGTACGTATATGGATATGATGTATATGCCGGATGCACTGCAGGCCATTGTGGATTTAATGGAAGCAGATTCGGCAAAGCTTGAGCACCGCAATGCATTCAATATTTCGGCGATGAGCTTTGAGCCGTCTCAAATCGCAGCCGAAATTAAAAAGCATATTCCAAGCTTCACAGTGGATTATGAGGTGGACCCGATCCGTCAGGCAATTGCCGACAGCTGGCCAAATGCAATCGATTCATCAGCAGCGATTGAGGAATGGGGCTTTAAAGCAAGCTACGATCTGGAAAAAATGACGATCGATATGCTGGAAAAACTAAAAGTACGACTGGCACAAAACGCGATTTAA
- a CDS encoding sulfate permease, producing MNVKDFFGGLFFIAIAGYFTYVLVDSMSKLFIDNTTTWQYFVAFFRVALIIFLFNLGLSLMKRFFVGGTTKNGNAR from the coding sequence ATGAATGTAAAGGATTTTTTTGGTGGTTTGTTTTTTATCGCGATTGCCGGTTATTTTACGTATGTATTAGTAGATAGCATGTCAAAGTTATTCATTGACAATACAACGACTTGGCAATACTTTGTCGCATTCTTTCGTGTTGCACTCATTATTTTCCTTTTCAACTTAGGACTATCCCTTATGAAACGCTTTTTCGTAGGCGGGACGACGAAAAACGGGAACGCTCGGTAA
- a CDS encoding phosphoribosylanthranilate isomerase → MTKVKICGLKEIEHVETAVKAGADFIGFMFAPSKRRITVEEAVKLAKAIPGTVKKVGVFVNEEPAKIRQIAKEVGLDYIQYHGDETPEQIQEIGLPAIKAFSIRSEDDVTRAATYDVDYYLFDAPGTDFRGGSGKSFDWMLLDKVKIPLEKVILAGGLNEENVGLAIMLVEPFAVDVSSGVEVDGRKSSAAITNFIETAKGELIL, encoded by the coding sequence ATGACAAAAGTAAAAATTTGCGGATTAAAAGAAATCGAACATGTAGAAACAGCGGTCAAAGCAGGTGCTGATTTTATCGGATTTATGTTTGCGCCCAGTAAACGACGCATTACGGTAGAGGAAGCAGTGAAGCTTGCAAAGGCAATTCCGGGGACGGTCAAAAAGGTCGGGGTTTTTGTCAATGAAGAGCCGGCCAAAATTCGTCAAATTGCAAAAGAAGTCGGACTCGATTATATCCAGTATCACGGGGATGAAACGCCCGAGCAGATTCAGGAAATCGGGCTGCCGGCAATTAAAGCGTTCTCGATTCGTAGTGAAGACGATGTGACACGTGCGGCAACATATGATGTGGACTATTATTTGTTCGATGCGCCTGGAACTGACTTCCGTGGAGGTAGCGGAAAGTCCTTTGACTGGATGCTTCTTGATAAAGTAAAAATCCCGCTTGAAAAGGTCATTTTGGCAGGTGGACTAAATGAAGAAAATGTTGGACTGGCGATTATGCTTGTCGAGCCATTTGCAGTAGATGTTTCAAGTGGTGTAGAAGTAGATGGCCGAAAAAGTTCAGCAGCGATTACGAATTTTATTGAAACAGCAAAAGGAGAGTTGATTTTATGA
- the trpA gene encoding tryptophan synthase subunit alpha, with protein sequence MTLQKQLENVLAAGDKAFVPYIMAGDGGLETLKPTILKLQQIGVSAIEVGIPFTDPVADGPTIEQAGERALAHGVTLKKVLDELQSFAQEIHIPLVVMTYLNPILAYGIEAFAKDAKLGGVEGLIVPDMPFEESALLHDTLKENGIALVQLVSLMSPPERIKKLAAASEGFVYAVTVNGITGERASFATELAAHFANLKAASNIPVLAGFGISTTEHVKGFGDIADGVIVGSKIVTALVEQDWATIEALVQATKKSAVI encoded by the coding sequence ATGACATTGCAAAAACAGCTTGAAAACGTATTAGCAGCAGGGGACAAAGCATTTGTTCCTTATATTATGGCAGGTGATGGCGGGCTTGAAACATTAAAACCTACTATATTGAAACTACAGCAAATTGGAGTTTCCGCAATTGAAGTCGGCATTCCATTTACCGATCCTGTAGCAGATGGACCAACAATTGAGCAAGCGGGCGAACGTGCACTTGCTCACGGTGTGACATTGAAAAAAGTACTGGATGAACTGCAAAGCTTTGCACAGGAAATCCATATTCCGCTCGTTGTCATGACGTACTTAAACCCGATTCTGGCTTATGGGATTGAAGCATTTGCAAAGGATGCAAAACTTGGTGGTGTCGAAGGACTGATTGTACCGGATATGCCTTTTGAAGAAAGTGCTTTACTACATGATACTTTAAAGGAAAACGGTATTGCGCTTGTCCAGCTCGTATCGTTGATGAGCCCTCCTGAACGCATAAAAAAATTAGCTGCTGCAAGTGAAGGGTTTGTTTATGCCGTAACGGTAAATGGTATTACCGGTGAACGTGCAAGCTTTGCCACGGAACTTGCCGCGCATTTTGCGAACTTGAAAGCAGCGAGCAATATCCCGGTGCTAGCGGGCTTCGGGATTTCTACGACTGAACATGTAAAAGGCTTCGGCGACATTGCGGATGGAGTAATTGTCGGCAGTAAAATTGTGACGGCACTCGTCGAGCAGGACTGGGCAACAATCGAAGCGCTTGTACAGGCAACGAAGAAATCGGCCGTGATTTAA
- the trpB gene encoding tryptophan synthase subunit beta, which produces MTTVKGRFGRFGGQFVPETLMTSLEELELAYEEAKKDPSFQEELDYYLKQYVGRETPLYFAERLTKKVGGAKIYLKREDLNHTGAHKINNAIGQALLAKRMGKKKIVAETGAGQHGVATATACALLDMECIVYMGAEDVRRQQLNVFRMELLGTKVVAVEKGSATLKDAVNEALRHWVTHIEDTHYILGSALGPHPFPTIVRDFQRVIGDETRAQILQQEGRLPDTVIACIGGGSNAIGMFYPFVEDQDVALYGVEAAGSGVNTDKHAAAIHVGKTGVLHGAFMYLLQDDNGFVQEAHSISAGLDYPGVGPEHCHLHETGRAAYPSVTDEQALEGVKLLCETEGILPALESAHAVYYASQFAKNRPADEIVVVCLSGRGDKDVHTLMDKLGGGVK; this is translated from the coding sequence ATGACGACAGTAAAAGGACGCTTCGGGCGATTCGGCGGTCAGTTTGTGCCCGAGACATTGATGACTTCACTTGAGGAATTGGAGCTTGCATATGAGGAAGCAAAAAAGGACCCCTCTTTCCAGGAAGAACTTGACTATTATTTAAAGCAATATGTCGGACGTGAAACCCCCCTTTATTTTGCGGAGCGTTTAACGAAAAAAGTCGGCGGTGCGAAAATCTATTTAAAACGTGAAGATTTAAACCATACGGGTGCACATAAAATAAATAATGCGATCGGCCAGGCACTTTTGGCAAAACGTATGGGGAAGAAAAAGATTGTCGCTGAAACTGGCGCAGGTCAGCATGGTGTCGCAACAGCAACTGCATGTGCACTGCTTGATATGGAATGTATCGTTTACATGGGGGCAGAAGATGTACGCCGTCAGCAACTGAATGTTTTCCGTATGGAGCTGCTCGGAACAAAAGTTGTGGCGGTCGAAAAAGGTTCCGCTACATTGAAAGATGCGGTTAATGAAGCGTTGCGTCACTGGGTTACTCATATAGAAGATACGCATTACATTTTAGGGTCGGCACTTGGACCACACCCCTTCCCTACAATTGTCCGTGATTTCCAGCGTGTCATCGGGGATGAAACACGTGCCCAAATTTTACAGCAGGAAGGACGTCTTCCGGATACAGTTATTGCTTGTATCGGTGGCGGCAGTAATGCAATCGGAATGTTCTACCCGTTTGTGGAAGATCAGGATGTAGCATTATACGGAGTGGAAGCTGCAGGGTCCGGTGTCAATACCGACAAGCATGCGGCAGCAATTCATGTCGGAAAAACAGGTGTCCTTCACGGTGCATTCATGTATTTACTGCAGGATGATAACGGTTTTGTTCAAGAAGCTCATTCAATTTCAGCGGGACTCGATTATCCTGGAGTTGGGCCGGAACACTGTCATTTACATGAAACAGGTCGTGCTGCCTACCCTTCTGTTACAGATGAACAGGCACTTGAAGGTGTGAAGCTGTTATGTGAAACGGAAGGAATTTTACCGGCCTTGGAAAGTGCCCATGCCGTTTACTATGCAAGTCAATTTGCCAAAAACCGTCCTGCTGATGAAATTGTTGTCGTTTGCTTATCAGGTCGTGGGGACAAAGATGTTCATACATTAATGGATAAACTCGGAGGTGGCGTGAAATGA
- a CDS encoding long-chain fatty acid--CoA ligase, with product MMQTPLVLTDMIKRAETYYAHKEIISRTSEEKVHRLTYGQWVKRTRKLAHALTKLGMERGDKIASFAWNQHRHLEAYFAVPCTGAILHMVNIRLSPEHIAYIINHAEDKIILIDEDLVPLIEEVQSELKTIEHYIIMADGELPETTLPNVLSYEALLEEADENFAFPEDLDENAPASMCYTSATTGNPKGVVYTHRSLVLHSMSISMVDTMAISERDTILPIVPMFHVNAWGMPFAAVNVGATQVLIGPQFTPALILDFIERYNVTKTAGVPTIWLGALQEQEKRARNLSTLQEIFCGGSASPKGLIKKYEEMGVNYIVAYGMTETSPIVSMSRDLSHMDDWSLDEKIETRAMQGLTVPGIESSIVNENGEVPWDGETMGELRLRGPWIAAEYYEDERTAEAFSDGWLYTGDIAVRSKEGFIKITDRTKDLIKSGGEWISSVDLENALMSHEAVFEAAVIAIPHAKWQERPLACVVLKEGANATKEELTAFLEGQFAKWWLPDDIVFLTEIPKTSVGKFLKAKLRENVNEIYPQLQL from the coding sequence ATGATGCAAACACCACTCGTTCTAACGGACATGATCAAGCGTGCAGAAACGTATTATGCACACAAAGAAATTATTTCACGTACAAGTGAGGAAAAGGTGCATCGCCTTACATACGGGCAATGGGTGAAACGCACAAGAAAACTGGCGCATGCATTAACAAAGCTGGGCATGGAGCGCGGCGACAAAATTGCTTCATTTGCCTGGAACCAGCACCGCCATTTAGAAGCGTATTTTGCGGTCCCATGTACAGGCGCAATTTTGCATATGGTCAATATCCGCCTGTCACCGGAACATATTGCGTACATTATTAATCATGCGGAAGATAAAATAATTTTAATAGATGAAGATTTAGTACCGCTCATTGAAGAAGTGCAGTCGGAGCTGAAAACAATTGAACATTACATCATTATGGCGGATGGGGAGCTGCCGGAAACAACATTGCCGAATGTCCTGTCATACGAGGCATTGCTGGAAGAAGCAGATGAAAACTTTGCGTTTCCGGAAGACTTGGACGAAAATGCGCCGGCGAGCATGTGCTATACAAGCGCAACAACGGGAAATCCAAAAGGGGTCGTGTATACACATCGTTCGCTCGTGCTGCATTCCATGTCGATCTCAATGGTGGACACAATGGCGATTTCGGAACGTGACACGATTTTACCGATTGTTCCGATGTTCCATGTCAACGCCTGGGGGATGCCGTTTGCAGCAGTGAATGTAGGGGCTACGCAAGTATTGATCGGTCCGCAATTTACACCGGCATTAATATTGGATTTCATTGAGAGATATAATGTAACAAAAACGGCAGGTGTCCCGACAATCTGGCTCGGTGCATTGCAGGAGCAGGAAAAAAGAGCCCGTAATTTATCGACATTACAGGAAATTTTCTGTGGAGGATCTGCTTCGCCAAAAGGACTTATTAAAAAATACGAAGAAATGGGCGTCAACTATATTGTGGCATACGGCATGACGGAAACTTCACCGATCGTTTCGATGTCACGTGATCTATCACATATGGATGACTGGTCGTTGGATGAAAAAATCGAAACACGCGCGATGCAAGGGTTAACGGTTCCTGGGATTGAATCGAGCATTGTCAATGAAAATGGAGAAGTGCCTTGGGATGGCGAAACAATGGGCGAGCTGCGTCTGCGTGGCCCATGGATTGCGGCCGAATATTATGAGGATGAGCGTACAGCGGAAGCATTTTCTGATGGGTGGCTCTATACAGGAGATATCGCGGTTCGCTCAAAAGAGGGATTCATTAAAATAACAGACCGAACGAAAGATCTGATCAAATCCGGTGGTGAGTGGATATCGTCCGTTGATTTGGAAAATGCGCTCATGTCGCATGAAGCGGTATTTGAGGCGGCGGTGATTGCCATTCCACACGCGAAATGGCAAGAGCGACCGCTGGCATGTGTTGTTCTGAAAGAGGGAGCAAATGCGACGAAAGAAGAGCTGACGGCATTTTTGGAAGGTCAATTTGCGAAGTGGTGGCTGCCGGACGATATTGTATTCTTAACGGAGATTCCGAAAACTTCTGTCGGGAAATTCTTAAAAGCAAAACTGCGTGAAAATGTGAATGAAATTTATCCGCAGCTCCAACTATAG